The following proteins are co-located in the Streptomyces sp. DT2A-34 genome:
- a CDS encoding DLW-39 family protein, with product MKKLLLVALAAIGGLLVYRQIQADRAEQDLWTEATDSVPTGS from the coding sequence GTGAAGAAGCTTCTCCTGGTCGCACTGGCCGCCATCGGCGGGCTCCTCGTGTACCGCCAGATCCAGGCGGATCGCGCCGAGCAGGATCTGTGGACGGAGGCGACTGACTCCGTGCCCACGGGTTCGTGA
- a CDS encoding DUF6344 domain-containing protein, translating to MARNKVMNLWTTIVTAFLALCTALGFVTTTAAAAAPHKEAARKSDSERDTSTQLTVPAMPQWAWSYARALPPTMKQRIRAEAHGKTPSCRHRPLTDTEAAPPTSAVGACDSAAPPAQPLVPHQR from the coding sequence ATGGCCCGGAACAAGGTCATGAACCTGTGGACCACCATCGTCACTGCCTTCCTCGCGCTCTGCACGGCGCTCGGATTCGTCACGACGACCGCCGCCGCGGCCGCACCGCACAAGGAGGCGGCGCGCAAGAGCGACAGCGAGCGTGACACCAGCACCCAGCTGACAGTGCCGGCGATGCCCCAGTGGGCTTGGTCCTACGCCAGAGCACTGCCCCCCACTATGAAGCAGCGCATCCGCGCCGAGGCGCACGGCAAGACCCCCAGCTGCCGCCACCGTCCGCTCACGGACACCGAAGCGGCCCCTCCCACCTCGGCCGTCGGCGCCTGCGACTCCGCCGCGCCCCCGGCCCAGCCCCTGGTCCCGCACCAGCGCTGA
- a CDS encoding AAA family ATPase gives MIVERAYAHVAEGELGEESQWPWSVPCVRQLLDDGLKFTAPVTFLVGENGSGKSTLVEALAEGFGLDSWGGSAGYRYASGREPSALGGRIRFEATAAGRRMLRGPRTRRRGFFLRAETALEALGREQETGRLSGAADEMSHGEGFLMAFRERFQELGLYVLDEPEAALSFASCLQLVGLLHELGRSGAQIICATHSPVLTALPGAEIIEVGDHGMRPADWRELELVDHWRRYLNDPWAYLRHIVEGG, from the coding sequence ATGATCGTCGAACGGGCATACGCGCATGTTGCCGAGGGCGAGCTGGGCGAGGAGAGCCAGTGGCCGTGGTCGGTGCCGTGCGTGCGGCAGCTGCTCGACGACGGCCTGAAGTTCACCGCGCCGGTCACGTTCCTGGTGGGGGAGAACGGCTCGGGCAAGTCGACGCTCGTCGAGGCGCTGGCGGAGGGGTTCGGCCTGGACTCCTGGGGCGGATCCGCGGGCTACCGATACGCCAGTGGGCGTGAGCCGTCGGCGTTGGGCGGGCGGATACGGTTCGAGGCGACGGCGGCCGGCCGCCGCATGCTGCGCGGGCCGCGTACACGCCGTAGAGGCTTCTTCCTGCGGGCGGAGACCGCGCTCGAAGCGCTGGGCCGGGAGCAGGAGACGGGGCGGCTGTCCGGGGCCGCGGACGAGATGAGCCACGGCGAAGGCTTTCTGATGGCCTTCCGAGAGCGGTTCCAGGAGCTGGGGCTGTACGTCCTGGACGAGCCCGAGGCCGCGCTGTCCTTCGCTTCTTGTCTTCAACTCGTCGGGCTGCTGCATGAACTGGGGCGTTCCGGCGCGCAGATCATCTGCGCCACGCACTCACCCGTGCTGACGGCGCTGCCCGGCGCCGAGATCATCGAGGTGGGCGACCACGGAATGCGTCCCGCCGACTGGCGGGAACTGGAACTCGTCGACCACTGGCGGCGTTACCTCAACGACCCTTGGGCCTATCTCCGGCACATCGTCGAAGGGGGATGA
- a CDS encoding restriction endonuclease, which translates to MTEVSSAEHEAIEWDLEPGAVIERKQLHVKYGGRTQGGIGPSAKTPNVMIFTDPIAGEKHGYYDGWMPDGLFHYSGEGQYGDQRMLSGNASILNHEAEGRALRVFQGARGNVTYLGRFAVAGWYEADAPETGDGPLRKVIVFKLHPLDIPAKHPGTKLGRLLAEQRGETVTEIDIERLETEKTFVDPNREPYEAERRESKLVLDFSAYLRTKGYRVHRQRILPEGETRPLLTDLYVPDLDVLIEAKGSVTRENMRMALGQLIDYNRFVGAKYQAVLLPSKPRADLIGLANAAGQAIIWPHGSGYQCSDADLLPHP; encoded by the coding sequence GTGACGGAGGTGAGCTCCGCGGAGCACGAGGCCATCGAGTGGGATCTCGAACCAGGTGCTGTGATCGAGCGCAAGCAACTGCACGTCAAGTACGGCGGACGGACGCAGGGCGGCATCGGACCCTCGGCGAAGACGCCGAACGTGATGATCTTTACGGATCCGATCGCTGGCGAGAAGCATGGGTATTACGACGGCTGGATGCCCGATGGGCTCTTCCACTACAGCGGGGAAGGGCAGTACGGAGACCAGCGGATGCTCTCCGGAAACGCCAGCATCCTGAACCATGAGGCCGAGGGGCGAGCCCTGCGCGTCTTCCAGGGCGCCCGCGGCAACGTGACCTACCTCGGCCGTTTTGCCGTCGCGGGATGGTACGAAGCAGACGCGCCGGAGACGGGAGACGGCCCGCTGCGCAAGGTCATTGTCTTCAAGCTTCACCCCTTGGACATCCCAGCCAAGCACCCTGGCACGAAGTTGGGCCGGCTACTCGCGGAGCAGCGTGGTGAGACGGTCACCGAGATCGACATCGAGCGGCTCGAAACCGAGAAGACGTTCGTTGACCCGAACCGCGAGCCGTACGAGGCCGAGCGCCGAGAAAGCAAGCTGGTGCTGGACTTCAGCGCGTACCTGCGCACCAAGGGCTACCGCGTGCACCGCCAACGCATCCTGCCAGAAGGGGAGACTAGGCCCCTCCTCACAGACCTCTACGTGCCAGACCTAGACGTTTTGATCGAGGCCAAAGGCAGCGTGACGAGGGAAAATATGCGTATGGCCCTGGGTCAGCTGATCGACTACAACCGCTTCGTGGGCGCCAAGTATCAAGCCGTTCTATTGCCGAGCAAGCCCCGAGCTGACCTCATTGGGCTCGCGAACGCTGCTGGGCAGGCGATCATCTGGCCTCATGGGAGCGGCTACCAGTGCTCGGACGCTGACCTACTACCCCACCCTTGA
- a CDS encoding nuclease-related domain-containing protein, with protein sequence MRRKIRELQPNPLLRLVDRWRPDTDVYNWAVGLRGELLTARRLSRLRGHGWFTLHAVQWVTGTDIDHLTIGPAGVFSINSKRHRGKTVWYGDRAITVNGTPTRHIAASQSEARRVSRTLSEHCGFDVPVRPVISVVHAGKLTVKSANPPVLVLAVDQLDRVLSGLTPTLSADQVSHIYGVARRAQIWSG encoded by the coding sequence GTGCGCCGCAAGATCCGGGAGTTGCAGCCGAACCCTCTGCTGAGACTGGTCGATCGGTGGCGGCCCGATACGGACGTCTACAACTGGGCTGTCGGCCTCCGTGGTGAACTGCTCACCGCCCGGCGACTGAGCAGGCTCCGTGGCCATGGATGGTTCACCCTTCACGCTGTCCAGTGGGTGACCGGCACGGACATCGATCACCTCACCATCGGGCCAGCCGGCGTCTTCTCCATCAACTCCAAGCGGCACCGGGGAAAGACGGTCTGGTACGGAGACAGGGCCATCACTGTGAACGGCACTCCTACCCGCCACATCGCGGCCAGTCAGTCCGAAGCGCGTCGAGTCTCCCGCACCCTGTCCGAACACTGCGGATTCGATGTGCCAGTCCGCCCCGTGATCTCTGTCGTGCACGCGGGGAAGCTCACCGTCAAGAGCGCCAATCCGCCGGTGCTCGTCCTCGCTGTCGATCAACTCGACCGAGTTCTGTCCGGGCTGACACCGACGCTGTCAGCCGACCAGGTGTCCCACATCTACGGAGTCGCACGGCGGGCTCAAATCTGGTCTGGCTGA
- a CDS encoding GntR family transcriptional regulator has protein sequence MATTDDDRRPKYQRIADSLREAIQSGEYGPGDRLPGENDLMAAHGVARMTARQALSVLKDEGVAESRKGAGVFVRSFRPLRRRGIQRLAQEQWGSGRSIWSADIENRTLLVDQVTVSEEAAPEQIGQVLDLSEGDTVCVRRRRFVLDGKPVLLATSYLPTAVVAGSAITQEDTGPGGTYARLAELGYKPVHFREEIRSRMPTRDEAAQLSISAGTPVILICRTAFADEGRPVEINEMTLDAASYVLEYDFDA, from the coding sequence ATGGCCACCACCGACGACGACCGTCGGCCGAAGTACCAGCGGATTGCGGACTCTCTACGAGAAGCGATCCAGTCGGGCGAGTACGGTCCTGGTGATCGGCTTCCGGGGGAGAACGACCTGATGGCCGCGCATGGCGTGGCTCGCATGACAGCGCGCCAGGCGTTGAGCGTGCTCAAGGATGAGGGCGTTGCCGAATCCCGCAAGGGCGCTGGCGTCTTCGTTCGATCCTTCCGCCCGTTGAGGCGCCGAGGCATCCAGCGGCTTGCACAGGAGCAGTGGGGCAGCGGCCGGTCCATCTGGTCTGCCGACATCGAGAACCGCACCCTTTTGGTGGATCAAGTGACGGTGTCGGAGGAAGCCGCACCGGAGCAGATCGGGCAGGTGTTGGACCTGAGCGAAGGGGACACCGTCTGCGTCCGACGCCGGCGGTTTGTCTTGGACGGGAAGCCTGTTCTTCTCGCGACGAGCTATCTCCCCACGGCGGTGGTCGCAGGGTCGGCGATCACTCAGGAGGACACGGGGCCCGGCGGAACGTACGCCCGCCTTGCTGAACTCGGCTACAAGCCAGTGCACTTCCGCGAAGAGATCCGCTCACGCATGCCCACGAGGGACGAGGCAGCACAGTTGAGCATCTCCGCAGGTACGCCGGTCATACTCATCTGCCGAACCGCGTTCGCAGACGAGGGGCGTCCCGTGGAGATCAACGAAATGACGCTTGACGCAGCCTCTTACGTCCTTGAGTACGACTTCGACGCCTGA
- a CDS encoding FtsK/SpoIIIE domain-containing protein, which yields MTDLTMWLEATGALAGAGGLGYAKYRAPRVYWSLVGMPVTWGRFTLSYRSTMDVCGLTVQPSGLRAFMTRSVARREVQPVPPKIRRVRGTSTGLRVTLRLPAGLEPADVIASSERLRHAWGVHSVTVVETKPGFVELRMTGYDVLRRVKMPRKAVPHDMAVPVAVREDGTAFERDYRKAPMALTLGANHSGKSMYQRNLIKGLAQLPVALVGVDCKRGVEQSAFAPRLSALVTNPDDASSLLGVLVAEMEDRFDLLSRHGVSDLWELPAELRPVPVVVLVDEVAELFLISSKKDEERRERIVTALIRLAQMARAIGIYLEICGQRFGSDLGKGATMLRAQLTGRVVHRVNDKQTAEMGLADVAPDAVPAASLIPMNRPGTAVAADSSGGWSKIRTPNTSRDEVVAVCREFAHLVPELPFLGPFRPYVPAPAPAAGPSLVKPRPVTD from the coding sequence ATGACCGACCTGACGATGTGGCTGGAGGCCACGGGAGCCCTGGCCGGTGCCGGCGGTCTCGGCTACGCGAAGTACCGCGCACCGCGTGTGTACTGGTCGCTGGTCGGGATGCCGGTGACGTGGGGCCGCTTCACCCTCTCGTACCGGTCGACCATGGACGTGTGCGGGCTGACGGTGCAGCCGTCGGGTCTGCGGGCGTTCATGACGCGCAGCGTTGCCCGTCGTGAGGTTCAGCCGGTCCCGCCGAAGATCCGCCGGGTACGCGGCACGTCGACCGGACTGCGGGTGACCCTGCGGCTTCCCGCCGGCCTGGAGCCCGCCGACGTGATCGCCTCCTCGGAACGGCTCCGGCACGCCTGGGGCGTCCACTCCGTGACCGTGGTCGAGACGAAGCCCGGCTTCGTCGAACTGCGGATGACCGGCTACGACGTGCTGCGCCGGGTGAAGATGCCCCGCAAGGCCGTACCCCACGACATGGCCGTTCCGGTCGCGGTGCGGGAGGACGGGACCGCGTTCGAGCGGGACTACCGCAAGGCACCGATGGCGCTCACCCTGGGCGCCAACCACTCCGGCAAGTCCATGTATCAGCGCAACCTGATCAAGGGACTGGCGCAACTGCCGGTGGCCCTGGTCGGGGTCGACTGCAAGCGAGGGGTGGAACAGTCCGCCTTCGCGCCTCGTCTGTCGGCTCTGGTCACCAACCCCGACGATGCCAGCTCACTGCTCGGCGTCCTGGTCGCGGAGATGGAAGACCGCTTCGACCTGCTGAGCCGTCACGGCGTCTCGGACCTGTGGGAACTCCCCGCAGAGCTGCGCCCGGTGCCGGTGGTCGTCCTGGTCGACGAGGTGGCGGAACTGTTCCTGATCTCCTCCAAGAAGGATGAGGAGCGCCGGGAACGGATCGTCACCGCGCTGATCCGCCTCGCGCAGATGGCCCGCGCGATCGGCATCTATCTGGAGATCTGCGGGCAGCGCTTCGGCTCCGACCTGGGCAAGGGCGCCACCATGCTCCGCGCTCAGCTCACCGGCCGCGTGGTGCACCGCGTCAACGACAAGCAGACCGCCGAAATGGGCCTGGCGGACGTGGCCCCGGACGCTGTGCCGGCCGCGAGCCTGATCCCGATGAACCGCCCCGGCACGGCTGTCGCGGCGGACTCCTCGGGCGGCTGGTCGAAGATCCGCACCCCGAACACCAGCCGGGATGAAGTCGTGGCGGTCTGCCGGGAGTTCGCCCACCTGGTCCCGGAGCTGCCGTTCCTCGGCCCGTTCCGCCCTTACGTGCCCGCCCCCGCGCCGGCGGCCGGTCCGTCGCTGGTCAAGCCCCGCCCGGTCACCGACTAG
- a CDS encoding DUF2637 domain-containing protein, whose product MSRPIRPDAVLVQAVIAGALSFAHLHDLAEAAGQTGWKAWAYPVSVDLLLVAAWRRLRTARRDRSAWTWFVIALFASLGANIATAGLLDLAHVPAWLCILVAGWPALAFLGGTLLVHSPTDAATPPQPVEEVTAPEVEMHRTDEPAPEPAPAATVPELTPAPPKPAPGAPAVPVALLDHARKIADAHQASTGSPMPADALSARLQLPAPMADAIAAELQLT is encoded by the coding sequence ATGTCCCGACCGATCCGCCCGGATGCCGTACTCGTACAGGCTGTCATCGCCGGCGCGCTGTCCTTCGCCCACCTGCACGACTTGGCCGAAGCCGCCGGACAGACCGGCTGGAAGGCCTGGGCCTACCCGGTCTCGGTCGACCTGCTGTTGGTCGCCGCCTGGCGTCGGCTGCGCACGGCTCGCCGCGACCGGTCCGCCTGGACCTGGTTCGTGATCGCCCTGTTCGCCTCGCTCGGCGCGAACATCGCCACCGCCGGACTCCTCGACCTGGCCCACGTGCCCGCGTGGCTGTGCATCCTCGTCGCCGGCTGGCCCGCCCTGGCCTTCCTCGGCGGAACCCTCCTGGTCCACTCGCCCACCGACGCGGCCACTCCTCCACAGCCTGTGGAAGAGGTGACCGCGCCGGAAGTCGAGATGCACCGCACCGACGAACCCGCACCCGAACCGGCCCCCGCTGCGACCGTGCCGGAGCTGACCCCCGCACCGCCCAAGCCCGCGCCCGGCGCCCCCGCTGTTCCGGTCGCGCTGCTCGACCACGCGCGGAAGATCGCCGACGCCCACCAGGCCTCCACCGGGTCCCCGATGCCCGCCGACGCCCTGTCCGCCCGGCTCCAACTGCCCGCCCCGATGGCCGACGCCATCGCCGCTGAACTCCAACTCACCTGA
- a CDS encoding mobile element transfer protein gives MTAYRRFRNVIRIGPVQVATSYDGRGRDKHTAACTAPGCGFAADYDTRAGAELAARTHRCKA, from the coding sequence GTGACCGCCTACCGCCGCTTCCGCAACGTGATCCGCATCGGCCCTGTGCAGGTCGCCACGTCCTATGACGGCCGTGGCCGCGACAAGCACACCGCCGCCTGCACCGCCCCCGGCTGCGGCTTCGCCGCCGACTACGACACCCGCGCCGGCGCCGAACTCGCCGCCCGCACCCACCGCTGCAAGGCCTGA
- a CDS encoding SpdD protein, whose translation MFTPKYPPQDTAPPATATAPTAYTPAPIQPSAPAPVPVAPASNRPTVQLTPGSALALAAGGGAVVLVVGAVLVSLLLAVAITGMSVAVVAVVLRSLLKDLDKHR comes from the coding sequence GTGTTCACGCCGAAGTACCCGCCTCAGGACACCGCACCGCCCGCCACGGCCACCGCCCCGACCGCCTACACCCCGGCGCCCATCCAGCCGTCGGCCCCGGCGCCGGTCCCGGTCGCCCCGGCCTCGAACCGGCCCACCGTCCAGCTCACTCCCGGTAGTGCGCTCGCCCTCGCCGCCGGCGGCGGCGCCGTGGTCCTCGTCGTCGGCGCGGTCCTGGTCTCGCTCCTACTCGCGGTCGCCATCACCGGCATGTCCGTGGCCGTGGTCGCGGTCGTCCTCCGCTCGCTGCTCAAGGACCTCGACAAGCACCGCTAA
- the repSA gene encoding replication initiator protein RepSA — protein MTDTATMAGLDPATLADVLRLAGSSDLDRIQEQIRRTGGCSDPIHLQGSTVTRDAATGYVLHSYSTDTEPGGRLRIACGNRRASRCPSCAWTYAGDTYHLIRAGLVGDPDKGTPHTIRDHPRVFATLTAPSFGRVHNRPGNRPCACGTRHAEDAPELGTPLDPDTYDYAGAVLWNNHASDLWRYFTIYLRREIARRAGLTQKDAHEQSRVSFGKVAEYQKRGAVHFHAVVRFDGPDGPDSPPPAWATLDLLTDAIRAAAGRVAVDVPPAGDQPARTLHWGTQLDVQPIGAFGHGEEITEQAVASYVAKYATKAAETTGTVDRRIGNKEALALLGVPDHPARLIAACLDLHALYPDRKLRDWAHMLGFRGHFSTKSRRYSTTLGALRQTRADYRAAQQRAALGLPDPDDEEATTLTLAHWAYAGHGHTPGESWLAANVRRDIQHNRETAREELPALLDLEGAAA, from the coding sequence TTGACTGATACCGCCACCATGGCGGGCCTGGACCCGGCCACCCTCGCTGACGTGCTGAGGCTGGCCGGGTCTTCGGACCTCGACCGCATCCAAGAACAGATCCGCCGTACCGGCGGCTGCTCCGACCCGATCCACCTGCAAGGCTCCACCGTCACCCGCGACGCTGCCACGGGCTACGTGCTGCACTCCTACTCGACCGACACCGAACCGGGCGGACGGCTCCGTATCGCCTGCGGTAACCGCCGTGCCTCGCGCTGCCCGTCCTGCGCCTGGACGTACGCCGGCGACACCTACCACCTGATCCGCGCCGGCCTCGTCGGCGACCCCGACAAGGGCACCCCGCACACCATCCGGGATCACCCCCGCGTCTTCGCCACGCTCACCGCGCCCTCGTTCGGCCGCGTTCACAACCGCCCCGGCAACCGCCCGTGCGCCTGCGGCACCCGCCACGCTGAGGACGCACCCGAACTCGGCACGCCACTCGACCCGGACACGTACGACTACGCGGGCGCGGTGCTGTGGAACAACCATGCCTCCGACCTGTGGCGCTACTTCACGATCTACCTGCGCCGCGAGATCGCCCGCCGGGCCGGCCTCACGCAGAAGGACGCCCACGAACAGTCCCGTGTGTCCTTCGGCAAGGTCGCCGAGTACCAGAAGCGCGGTGCCGTGCACTTCCATGCCGTGGTCCGCTTCGACGGTCCCGACGGGCCCGACAGTCCGCCGCCGGCCTGGGCAACCCTCGACCTGCTCACCGACGCTATCCGCGCCGCCGCCGGCCGCGTCGCTGTCGACGTACCGCCCGCGGGAGACCAGCCCGCCCGCACCCTGCACTGGGGCACACAGCTCGATGTCCAGCCGATCGGCGCCTTCGGCCACGGCGAAGAGATCACCGAACAGGCCGTCGCCTCCTACGTGGCCAAGTACGCCACCAAGGCCGCCGAAACGACCGGCACCGTGGATCGCCGCATCGGCAACAAAGAGGCCCTGGCGTTGCTCGGCGTACCCGACCACCCTGCCCGGCTCATCGCCGCGTGCCTCGACCTGCACGCCCTCTACCCGGACCGAAAGCTTCGGGACTGGGCTCACATGCTCGGCTTCCGGGGCCACTTCTCCACCAAGTCCCGCCGCTACTCCACCACCCTCGGCGCCCTCCGCCAGACCCGCGCCGACTACCGCGCCGCCCAGCAACGCGCCGCCCTCGGCCTGCCGGACCCCGACGACGAAGAGGCCACCACGCTCACCCTCGCCCACTGGGCCTACGCCGGCCACGGCCACACTCCCGGCGAATCCTGGCTAGCCGCCAACGTCCGCCGCGACATCCAGCACAACCGCGAAACCGCCCGCGAGGAACTACCCGCCCTGCTCGACCTGGAAGGAGCTGCCGCATGA
- a CDS encoding helix-turn-helix domain-containing protein has product MTTAAPELLTVPEVMASLKVGRTKVYDLIRTHRLVSIKVDGCRRIPADSVGDFIRGQIERGA; this is encoded by the coding sequence ATGACCACCGCCGCCCCCGAGTTGCTGACTGTGCCGGAGGTCATGGCGAGTCTCAAGGTCGGCCGGACCAAGGTCTACGACCTGATCCGCACTCACCGCCTGGTCTCGATCAAAGTCGACGGCTGCCGTCGTATCCCGGCTGACTCGGTCGGGGACTTCATCCGCGGGCAGATCGAGAGGGGTGCCTGA
- a CDS encoding site-specific integrase codes for MTKRRPNGGGTISKRADGRYMGRAYVTNTDGNRVRKTVYGATWDEANEKLGKLQDQERNGVPVPSRSWTLGEWLAYWLEHIVEPDSEHNTYVKYESKVRLYLLPHLGKKPLVKLTPAQIRTFMAGLKREKVGASTRFEVLRVLRNALNRAIREEILTRNVALLVDMPKVSKDKGTAWNAREAITFLRATRSHRLYAACVLVLVLGLRRSEVLGLRWQDVDFEARQFTPVKQVQRVKGVGLVLKDLKTESSQAVLPLPEFCARALEERRELQELEQKIAGEHWSQEPDHDLIFSSEHGGMIDPVGFSRTFDRLVKRAGVRRITVRLARHTCGTLLAFLKVHPKVAQAILRHSQISMTMDVYTHVVGDSEREAVGMLAELLEDPLIG; via the coding sequence ATGACCAAGAGGCGCCCCAACGGCGGCGGCACGATCTCAAAGCGAGCGGACGGCCGATACATGGGCCGCGCGTACGTCACCAACACGGACGGCAACCGCGTCCGCAAGACCGTGTACGGCGCCACATGGGACGAAGCCAACGAGAAGCTCGGCAAGCTTCAAGACCAGGAACGCAACGGCGTACCGGTGCCCTCCCGCTCCTGGACGCTCGGCGAGTGGCTGGCGTACTGGCTTGAGCACATCGTTGAGCCGGACTCCGAGCACAACACGTACGTCAAGTACGAGTCCAAGGTGAGGCTGTATCTGCTGCCGCACCTCGGTAAGAAGCCGCTGGTCAAGCTCACCCCCGCCCAGATCCGTACGTTCATGGCCGGCCTGAAGCGCGAAAAGGTCGGGGCGTCCACTCGCTTCGAGGTGCTCCGCGTCCTCCGCAACGCGCTCAACCGAGCCATCCGAGAGGAGATCCTGACGCGCAACGTCGCTCTCCTGGTCGACATGCCCAAGGTCAGCAAGGACAAGGGCACGGCATGGAATGCACGTGAAGCGATCACGTTCCTCCGCGCGACTCGTTCCCACCGCCTCTACGCGGCCTGCGTGCTCGTCCTGGTGCTTGGTCTCCGCCGGAGTGAGGTGCTGGGCCTGCGCTGGCAGGATGTCGACTTCGAGGCGAGGCAGTTCACGCCGGTCAAGCAGGTGCAGCGCGTGAAGGGCGTCGGCCTGGTCCTCAAAGACCTCAAGACCGAGTCGTCACAGGCCGTGCTTCCCCTGCCGGAGTTCTGCGCCCGCGCCCTGGAAGAGCGTCGGGAGCTGCAAGAGCTGGAACAGAAGATCGCCGGTGAGCACTGGTCACAGGAGCCGGACCATGACCTGATCTTCTCCTCGGAGCATGGCGGCATGATCGACCCGGTGGGCTTCTCCCGCACCTTTGATCGCCTCGTCAAGCGCGCCGGCGTCCGCCGCATCACGGTGCGGCTCGCCCGGCACACCTGCGGGACCCTGCTCGCCTTCCTGAAGGTGCACCCCAAGGTGGCTCAGGCGATCCTCCGGCACAGCCAGATCAGCATGACCATGGACGTGTACACGCACGTCGTCGGCGACAGTGAGCGTGAAGCGGTCGGCATGCTCGCGGAGCTGCTGGAAGATCCGCTCATCGGCTGA
- a CDS encoding DUF3566 domain-containing protein, which yields MSGATGAGSSGTSTGSTAGKDTDGGGRGSAARAADTHTTQLKAIKSPAKDSPSPDAPGSQGGTVSDTRGSQPQQYAAGAGSAAPGAQPQPQPQPAPTGAQQAASAPPASPLPGERQTQQPSGPYHPPQAYQTPAPASTARRPRTGASTTPRTRKARLRVAKADPWSVMKVSFLLSIALGICTIVASAVLWMVMDAMGVFSTVGGTISEATGSNESNGFDLQSFLSLPHVLMFTSIIAVIDVVLATALATLGAFIYNLSAGFVGGVELTLAEDE from the coding sequence GTGAGCGGAGCCACGGGCGCCGGATCGTCCGGTACCTCGACCGGTTCTACGGCCGGCAAGGACACGGACGGCGGCGGCCGTGGCTCCGCCGCGCGTGCGGCGGACACGCACACGACCCAGCTGAAGGCGATCAAGTCGCCGGCGAAGGACTCGCCCTCGCCGGACGCACCTGGATCCCAGGGGGGAACCGTGTCGGACACCCGAGGCTCGCAGCCCCAGCAGTACGCGGCCGGCGCGGGCTCGGCTGCTCCGGGCGCCCAGCCGCAGCCGCAGCCGCAACCCGCGCCCACAGGGGCGCAGCAGGCGGCCTCCGCGCCGCCGGCGTCGCCGCTGCCGGGGGAACGGCAGACGCAGCAGCCCTCCGGGCCGTACCACCCGCCGCAGGCCTACCAGACGCCCGCTCCGGCGAGCACGGCACGCCGGCCGCGCACGGGGGCGAGTACGACGCCCCGCACCCGCAAGGCGCGCCTGCGCGTGGCCAAGGCCGACCCGTGGTCGGTGATGAAGGTCAGTTTCCTGCTCTCCATCGCGCTGGGCATCTGCACCATCGTCGCGTCCGCGGTGCTCTGGATGGTCATGGACGCGATGGGCGTCTTCTCGACGGTGGGCGGCACGATCTCCGAGGCGACCGGCTCGAACGAGTCGAACGGCTTCGACCTGCAGTCCTTCCTGTCGCTGCCGCACGTGCTGATGTTCACGTCGATCATCGCGGTCATCGACGTCGTCCTCGCGACGGCGCTGGCGACGCTCGGCGCGTTCATCTACAACCTCTCCGCCGGCTTCGTAGGCGGCGTCGAGCTGACGCTCGCGGAGGACGAGTGA